The following coding sequences lie in one Deinococcus sp. JMULE3 genomic window:
- a CDS encoding nuclease-related domain-containing DEAD/DEAH box helicase, protein MATLIPPWPVLNALPTPLTPGEAHLLAFLERDLGPEWEVFAQPYLNGTRPDVVALHPTRGALIVEVKDWSLDCYSWGAGERSWRVRGSHGEGVVGSPFGKVEFYRENVLRFLVPEVGALVRERGWRALGVVRVGVYFHGASAAQVRRFTAGRVHGAVWQLGRDSLVQGAAERWVGRGAEVPTKFAPLLRAWLCPPRHALEQQAPLRLSRAQERLAAPGAGFVRVRGVAGSGKSLVLAARAARVALAGGKVLVVSFNITLWHLLRDGVRRAGGGGALGNVTFGHLHGVAATLGNEAGLSWADCGGDPAVLLRRAAARLGVKFDAVLVDEAQDLEDDWGEALMDLVREGGQFVAACDDLQNVYGRAGGWLSGARFGRCRELRGSVRLHDDVVRWANAFVRAYLPGVGLLAESDQPMLPLGAPQLHWRNVDSRAAALEDMVEVARSLRHGGAQATDIALLVPDHAFGLELVAALEAQGLNVNHVFTENQDDKRQKYAFWMGDARLKACTVHSFKGWEARHVVAVLDTAGRLSQPQAMLAYTAITRAQGSLTVLNLSEHFRGFPELLDLTGAEEGAA, encoded by the coding sequence ATGGCGACCCTGATTCCCCCCTGGCCGGTTCTGAATGCCCTGCCGACCCCGCTGACACCGGGCGAGGCGCATCTGCTGGCGTTCCTGGAGCGGGATCTGGGGCCGGAGTGGGAGGTGTTCGCGCAGCCGTACCTGAATGGGACGCGGCCGGATGTGGTGGCGCTGCACCCGACGCGTGGGGCGTTGATCGTGGAGGTGAAGGACTGGTCGCTGGACTGCTACTCGTGGGGGGCGGGGGAGCGGTCGTGGCGGGTGCGGGGGTCGCATGGTGAGGGTGTGGTGGGCAGTCCGTTCGGGAAGGTGGAGTTCTACCGGGAGAACGTGCTGCGGTTTCTGGTGCCGGAGGTGGGGGCGCTGGTGCGGGAGCGGGGCTGGCGGGCGCTGGGGGTGGTGCGGGTCGGCGTGTACTTTCATGGGGCGTCGGCGGCGCAGGTGCGGCGGTTCACGGCGGGTCGGGTGCATGGGGCGGTGTGGCAGCTGGGGCGGGACAGTCTGGTGCAGGGTGCGGCGGAGCGCTGGGTGGGGCGCGGGGCGGAGGTGCCGACGAAGTTCGCGCCGCTGTTGCGGGCGTGGCTCTGTCCGCCGCGGCATGCGCTGGAGCAGCAGGCGCCGCTGAGGTTGTCCCGGGCGCAGGAGCGGCTGGCGGCGCCGGGGGCGGGGTTCGTGCGGGTGCGGGGTGTGGCGGGCAGTGGGAAGTCGCTGGTGCTGGCGGCCCGCGCGGCCCGTGTGGCGCTGGCGGGGGGAAAGGTGCTGGTCGTGAGTTTCAACATCACGTTGTGGCACCTGCTGCGGGATGGGGTGCGGCGCGCGGGTGGGGGCGGGGCGCTGGGGAATGTGACGTTCGGGCACCTGCATGGCGTGGCGGCCACGCTCGGGAATGAGGCGGGGTTGTCGTGGGCGGACTGCGGGGGGGATCCGGCTGTGCTGCTGCGCCGGGCGGCCGCGCGGCTGGGCGTGAAGTTCGACGCGGTGCTGGTGGATGAGGCGCAGGACCTGGAGGACGACTGGGGCGAGGCGCTGATGGACCTGGTTCGGGAGGGTGGGCAGTTCGTGGCGGCGTGCGACGACCTGCAGAACGTGTATGGGCGTGCGGGTGGGTGGCTGTCGGGCGCGCGGTTCGGGCGGTGCCGGGAGCTGCGGGGCAGCGTGCGCCTGCATGACGACGTGGTGCGCTGGGCGAATGCGTTCGTGCGGGCGTACCTGCCAGGGGTGGGTCTGCTGGCCGAGTCGGATCAGCCGATGCTGCCGCTGGGTGCGCCGCAGCTGCACTGGCGGAACGTGGACTCCCGTGCAGCGGCGCTGGAGGACATGGTGGAAGTCGCCCGATCGTTGCGGCACGGGGGGGCGCAGGCGACCGATATCGCGCTGCTCGTGCCCGATCACGCGTTCGGTCTGGAACTCGTCGCAGCGCTGGAGGCGCAGGGCCTGAACGTCAATCACGTGTTCACGGAGAATCAGGACGACAAGCGGCAGAAGTACGCCTTCTGGATGGGGGACGCCCGGCTGAAGGCGTGCACGGTGCATTCCTTCAAGGGATGGGAGGCGCGGCACGTGGTGGCGGTACTCGACACGGCGGGGCGTCTGTCGCAGCCGCAGGCGATGCTGGCGTACACGGCGATCACCCGCGCGCAGGGATCGCTGACAGTCCTGAATCTCAGCGAGCACTTCCGGGGGTTCCCCGAGCTGCTCGACCTGACGGGCGCGGAAGAGGGCGCGGCGTGA